The window tttaagtCTAGTGCAGCAGTGGTTGGTTCTAACCAGCGGTACACAAATTGCATTGAAATCtcctgttttaaaataaaatcaaacacaatATCAGAAATTCCACTTACTGCAGTAACCAAAAATGATCTTCTTAAAtggtcagtgactgttttagtattgtttttgcagatttgtttgTACTATATTTTACTGAGCAGCATGACAGATAAGATCAAATTGGGTtctgagtttttccttgcccaaaTGGTTACTTTCAGGGGATGTCGTCAAtgtttgtcaactgtgggccaaCGTTTTTCTGCAGATTTAGTCGTTGCCATTCAAACAATGATGCAATTTATTTGCAGCTTTTCCCTATACCAGAAACATCACATTCTCACTTATTCTTAGCTTTTCACCTTCTCACCTTTTCGTGTTTACTGTTTATTAATTCTTCGATGAGCTCAATGTTCAATGTGTGTGTTCATTGTTAAAAATTTAATTCGGACACATGAAGGCATTCAGATTGGTGTTCAGATTTGTCGTGCGTAAGCACACACCCTCATCATGccgaaaatcagaatcatctttatttcgccaagtatgtcaaaaacacacaaggaatttgtctccggtagttggagccgctctagtacgacaacagacactcaattgacagagaatacttttgacacataaagaaattgagaaaaacagtcactgagcaataaaaggttgcttgtaatctggtaatgccggtacaattttttaattttttgacaattgtgcaaaaatatgcagAGTTGTCTAGCAATgaaagcagtttgaatgacgaatagagcaatagtccggtgcaatgaccattgtgcaaagggccgatgtatgtatgcagtttaaagtgtctagtagtgcgataatctgggacaatgtcgattatgcaaatgttgcagatactactcagtcgattgtgcaaatggtacaGATGCTACTtgggcacatgagtggccagtattggtcaacaacagatatgcaaatagtggagCGTGGCGacactactacagtgagtgcacgagtaatgtataattggcctgtcagaaatgtgacaacaaactcaagacaaaaaaaaaacaaaatggcagcaatgttgcaatggaattgtaagttaactatttaagaagttaatggcaagagggaagaagctgttggaatgtttgctagttttagtttgcattgttcggtagcgcctacttgagggaaggagctggaagagctggtgaccaggatgtggagggtccaagaggattttgcatgctcttgtcttagttctggcagcaagtcctcaagagtgggtaggggggtaccgacaagctttccagcagttttgattatccgttgcagtcggagtttgtccttttttgtagcagcaccaaaccagactgtgatggaagaacacaggactgattcgatgaccactgtgtagaactgcctcaacagctcctgtggcaggccgtgcttccccaggaagtacaaccccaattccaatgaagttgggacattgtgttaaacataaatatatacagaatacaatgatttgcaaatcatgttcaacctatatttaattgaatacactacaaagacaagatatttaatgttcaaactgataaactttattgtttttagcaaataatcattaacttagaattttatggctgcagcacgttccaaaaaagctgggacaagtggcaaaaaagactgagaaagttgaggactgctcatcaaacacctgtttggaacatcccacaggtgaacaggctaattgggaacaggtgggtgccatgattgggtataaaaggagcgtctctgaattgctcagtcattcacaagcaaagatgggggaagttcacctctttgtgaacaagtgcgtgagaaaatagtctcagtttaaggacaatgttcctcaacgtacaattgcaaggaatttagggatttcatcatctacggtccataatatcatcaaaaggttaagagaatctggagaaatcactgcatgtaagcggcaaggctgaaaaccaacattgaatgcccgtgaccttcaatccctcaggcggcactgcatcaaaaccgacatcaatgtgtaaaggatatcaccacatgggctcaggaacacttcagacaaccaatgtcagtcaatacagtttggcgctacatccgaaagtgcaacttgaaactctattatgcaaagcaaaagccatttatcaacaacacccagaaacggcgctgccttctctgggccagagttcatctaagatggactgatgcaaagtggaaaagtgttctgtggtccgacgagtccacattaaaattttttgggggaaattgtggacgtcgtgtcctccgggcgaaagaggaaaagaaccacccggactattatggacgcaaagttcaaaagccagcatctgtgatggtatggggctgtgttagtgccacgtcccaacttcattggaattggggttgtacatcctctgctgggcctttttgaggatggagtttctgttgaactcccacttcaggtcctgacagactgtaattcccacgaacttgaaggtctcgacggttgacgcAAGGCAgatggacagcgtgaggggcagctgtggcgaaggatgcctcctgaagtccaaaatcatctctacagtcttgagcgtgttcagctccaggttgtctCGGCCGCACCAtaactccagccgctccacttcctgtcgatacgcagactcgtcgcAGTCGTTCATGAGACCGATGACtgcggtgtcatctgcaaacttcaggagtttgacagccgggtgcgttgagctgcagtcgtttgtgtagagagagaagagcagcggcgagaggacacaaccttgcggggccccggtgctggtggtgtgtgtagatgaggtggtgtcctcCAGCcccacctgctgtgtcctgcctgtcaggaagctgtaaatccactggcagatggcaggcgagacgatgagctggagaagcttggaggagaggagttcggggatgatggtgttgaatccagagctgaagtccacgaacaggaacCTCACGTAGGTCactgcgccgtcgaggtgttctaggatgaagtgcattcccatgttgactgcatcagccGCGAACCTGTTTGGTCGGTAGGCAACATCAGGGGGtctagcaggggacctgtggccctcttgaggtggtccagcacgaggcgttcaaaggacttcatgaccacagatgtcaaggtgacaggcctgtagtcattcagacccgagattgcaggtttcttgggtactgggatgatggtggagcgtttgaaacaggatggtactttgcacagttgcagagatctattgaagatctgtgtgaagtctggagcgagctggtccgcgcagactttgaggcaggatggggacacaaggtctgggcctgcaggtttgttaatcttttgttgtttgaagatgcgtctcacatcctgttcgtggatggtcaacgcagaagtcagaggttgATTGTGGTCAGTGGTGCggctgtgtgggtgtggggtgtgaaagtgtccttttcaaatctgcagaaggtgttcaagtcgtcggctagtctactattgttctcaccttgggggggatcgtcggtTGTAATTGgtttgtaatgcatgccagactgatttagagtcattagtGCTAAACTATTTTCTAAcgttactgcatagtttctctttgcaatgttaatttctttagtcagtgTGATtagtgcgattatacagggccctgtccccacttggatattcatccaggctgccagctgaattttcaaagacactccagtctgtgcagtctaaccagctttgaagttctatctttgcttcattggtccacttcttcactgtctTTACTGTAGGCTTtgtgcatttaagttcttgcctgtatgttggtattaagtgaattaagcattgatcagacgagcccagggctgcacgaggtatgtcACGGTATGtattatttagcgtagtatagcagtggtctaaaatgttgtttttcttggtaGGACAGTGGATGttctgcttgtatttagggagtttgtggttgagtttagcttcgttaaagtccccgagaataatgaggggtgagtccggctgttttttttcaattttgtttacttgttcagcaagCTTTAGCAgggcggcgttcgtgttagcttgaggcggaatgtaaacaacggcgagaatgaaagatgcaaatgCACGCGGCGAATAGAATGGATTCCAGTTAAAAAACAccgactctaaatgcgggctgcagtgtgtgctgagctccgtgatgtccgtacaccatttttcattgatatagaagcatatcccgccgccttttgttttccccgataactccatgacgcggtctgcacggtgaagatggaagccgggaaggaTTACGCCGCCATCGTGGACACCCTctcaaagccaagtctccgtaaagcacagggtGGCCCAacatccgaagtctttactggtcttcatcagaagatgaagctcgtccgttttgttgggtagggagcgtagattcgcaaGGTGGATCGACAGAGACGGCAATCTTTACGCTCCCTTGCGGAGCTtaacttggatgccggctcgctttcCTCTGTGGCATCGCCTTTGACTCCATGCGCCAAAAACCACAGTTGGTGAGtaaattggggaaaaaactgagcggatttgcgaaagttggtgaaagaaagtccggggtaggcttcccttgtgtaagtgagtcgcataatgtctccaaagacaatactagagagcacgtaaccgaggcgtccacacgggtaggcACCATCTTGGATACAGCCTTCAAATTGAAGGTGATCAACCTGGCCATTTAAAAAGGCAATCGAGCCGGTACACGTGTGCTTGAATGAATAGTGATGCGACGTTGGAGGAATCCAAAGATTCTgtaccttatttttttttaaccttatacTTTTTCTCATATTGGTATGTGTAATATGCCCGGCTAACCGGATTGTATGACTTCAGGGCCATTCAAGTTTGAGGATTGTTCTTGGCGATCACGAATACATTTAACAAGCATGCGACACAGAAAAACTCCACTGGCTGTTTAGTTATAATGTATTATTCTAGTTGTGCAAGTGCAAATCCTGGTTCGTTATAAAATTAAGCATTTCTAATTATGGACAGTAGTAACTGACGACACAAGCTCACTTCTCTAGAAGACTATTTGCTAAAtactttgtttgtctttgtaggACACCTTTTCTCTACATGTTCAGAAGCTGGATAACATGGGAGTCAAAACCTTTACCCATTGTTCAACATCCCACAGCCAGGAGATGCTTGAGAAGCTCAACAATTTGCGTAACCAAGGTCACTTGTGTGACGTTACCATCAGGGTGCAAGACAAACATTTCCTGGCCCATAAAGTGGTCCTGGCCTGCTGCAGTGAATTCTTCCGCTCAAAACTGGTGGGTCGGCCCGAGGAGGAGGACAAGTTTGTGTTGGACCTTCACCATGTGACAGTTAGTGGCTTCGCTCCTCTGCTGGAATACGCCTACACGTCTACGCTCTCCATCAGCACAGAAAATATTATCGATGTCCTTGCAGCTGCGAGTTACATGCAGATGTTCACAGTCGCAAGTACGTGTTCAGAGTTCATGAAGTCGAGTATTTTATGGAGTCCAAATAACAACGGCAACAACACACTTGCAGCAAGTAAACCCCATGATTCAGCACCTGAGAGTGCCTCTTCGAACTGTGCCCTAACGCCACTTGATGACAGCGTGTCTCCTGTGTCATCTGACTGTAGTGTAATGGAGAGAAATGTTCCAGTTTGCCGCGAATCACGCCGGAAACGGAAGAGTTTCGTAGCCATGGCTTCGCCTGAGAGTCCTCTCAAATGCACTACACAGATGCCCAATACCTCTCCCCAGGTTTCCAATCCATCCCCCTCATTTACAGACAGCACAGCCCAGCCTGTGGAGTCCTCCCTAGCCTTCCCGTGGACGTTCCCATTCGGCATTGATAGGAGATTCCACTCGGACAAATCAAAGCTTCCGCAGAGCTCCCGGTGCCAAGAGCAGGCAGCCACAGTTACTTCTGAGGTGGTGGTTGGTCGGCGACTCAGTGACTTTCTGACGTGTGAAAGCTCCAAGGCAGTGTCGCCACCTGGGCCAGCGGAGGAAGAAGATGTTAGGGTGAAAGTGGAGCGGCTCAGTGATGAGGAGGTCCAAGAGTCATCCACCCACGCTGTCAGTGCGTCCCAGAGCTCACTCAACGATCAACAGACGGTGCCAGGAAGTGAACAGGTTCAGGAGGATCTCCTCATCAGTCCACAGTCATCATCCATAGGTGGGATTATTTGTGCTACAAATAACACACTTGTCTCATGTGCTTCAGTTAAGGTAAAATTAGGGCTGCacctaacaattattttaataatcaattaatcatctACGATTGTCAAACCTCTCTCATTATCAATTTAAAGATACTTTGTGAGAGAAATGCAAAATCAAAATTCAGAAAAAacccacatccatccatccatccatccattcattcattctctgaACATGTtttcattctgtgtgtgtgtgtgtgcgtgcgtgtgtgtgtgtgtgtgtgtgtgtgtgtgtgtgtgtgtgcgtgtgttttgtgtttgtgttttcaggaTCAATGGATGAGGGCGTGTCAGAGGGCTTGCCATCTATGCAGAGCACCTCTAATGCTGAAAGACATGCAGAGGATGATGAAAGGTATCAATTTGTTTAGGCTTGGAACAAAGCAAGTCAAAAGTGGGAAAgaccataaaataaaacataaaactcaGTCCTGTTctaaaattaattataattagcccatcccagctatcatcgggcaggatgcagggtacaccctgaactggttgccagccaatcgcagggcatatacaaacaaacattcgcactcacattattAAAGATTGAGATATCATTTTGGAAGCTAAATCTGTACTTCTTTGGTGTTTCAGGTTAGAGGGTATTCAATATCCTTACCACCTCTATATCGGCCCGTCAGCCCGGCCTGGCACCAATGCCCCTGACAGGCCCTTTCAGTGTCCAACCTGTGGAGTTCGATTCACTCGCATTCAAAACCTGAAGCAGCACATGCTCATACATTCCGGTAGGTAAAGACGTGAACATTTCACACAACAGTCAACAGTTTctgagaaaaaatataaaatgtcagAATATCAGAATGATGTGTTACCCTCAATATTACTGTTGCTACCCATGCCAgtgattaaaatataaaaaagggCAGggattacagtactgtatatacagcagaacctcgataaaacattCCCCAATATAACAGATATCGTATGAAACGGACCGTCGCGACTGaacgtgtccaaaaatagttaacatttgtcccttaaaatgccgttgaccAAGTCAGTTGCACAATTGgtcgctgttgtttactggcgctgtagcgcaatgcaggcagagaatgggactgacgtatttccgggtcacaaatatacaatatgactagatccaattccaaaagccatgcctcccgtgcctacataccagccatgttgaatgtggcacattgacatggcggccatgtgatgatggttatctctattgtctattgtacatagagaGCTGCACAGCGAGAGAGGGGCATGGCTGCAGTGTTACCGTAatgtctcgtgtataatgcgatttccccccccccccaaaagaattaTCAAAAGTcagtagtgcgcattatacataggtataggagaaaatgaaaaatgaaaattcacattttataaatgtatgccgccatctagaggttatgaaaaagctgtacactttcattccaatgtcaccgccacctaga of the Phyllopteryx taeniolatus isolate TA_2022b chromosome 8, UOR_Ptae_1.2, whole genome shotgun sequence genome contains:
- the zbtb44 gene encoding zinc finger and BTB domain-containing protein 44 isoform X1, with the translated sequence MRQKPQLDTFSLHVQKLDNMGVKTFTHCSTSHSQEMLEKLNNLRNQGHLCDVTIRVQDKHFLAHKVVLACCSEFFRSKLVGRPEEEDKFVLDLHHVTVSGFAPLLEYAYTSTLSISTENIIDVLAAASYMQMFTVASTCSEFMKSSILWSPNNNGNNTLAASKPHDSAPESASSNCALTPLDDSVSPVSSDCSVMERNVPVCRESRRKRKSFVAMASPESPLKCTTQMPNTSPQVSNPSPSFTDSTAQPVESSLAFPWTFPFGIDRRFHSDKSKLPQSSRCQEQAATVTSEVVVGRRLSDFLTCESSKAVSPPGPAEEEDVRVKVERLSDEEVQESSTHAVSASQSSLNDQQTVPGSEQVQEDLLISPQSSSIGSMDEGVSEGLPSMQSTSNAERHAEDDERLEGIQYPYHLYIGPSARPGTNAPDRPFQCPTCGVRFTRIQNLKQHMLIHSGIKPFQCDRCGKKFTRAYSLKMHRLKHEGKRCFRCQICSATFTSFGEYKHHMRVSRHIIRKPRIYECKTCGAMFTNSGNLIVHLRSLNHEASELANYFQSSDFLVPDYLSQVQEEEEEVLGVQYELEESQHHPVYAGSTSTSTAITASSSSSIQMPVISQVSSSTQNCESSPGFLSPDSMDPLEASASFKIHPGGAAALAEETKMDNRDGGSSPEVFDQEHHQMQNIQARELASMTIE
- the zbtb44 gene encoding zinc finger and BTB domain-containing protein 44 isoform X3 → MRQKPQLDTFSLHVQKLDNMGVKTFTHCSTSHSQEMLEKLNNLRNQGHLCDVTIRVQDKHFLAHKVVLACCSEFFRSKLVGRPEEEDKFVLDLHHVTVSGFAPLLEYAYTSTLSISTENIIDVLAAASYMQMFTVASTCSEFMKSSILWSPNNNGNNTLAASKPHDSAPESASSNCALTPLDDSVSPVSSDCSVMERNVPVCRESRRKRKSFVAMASPESPLKCTTQMPNTSPQVSNPSPSFTDSTAQPVESSLAFPWTFPFGIDRRFHSDKSKLPQSSRCQEQAATVTSEVVVGRRLSDFLTCESSKAVSPPGPAEEEDVRVKVERLSDEEVQESSTHAVSASQSSLNDQQTVPGSEQVQEDLLISPQSSSIGSMDEGVSEGLPSMQSTSNAERHAEDDERLEGIQYPYHLYIGPSARPGTNAPDRPFQCPTCGVRFTRIQNLKQHMLIHSGIKPFQCDRCGKKFTRAYSLKMHRLKHEVISSCPTT
- the zbtb44 gene encoding zinc finger and BTB domain-containing protein 44 isoform X2, which encodes MGVKTFTHCSTSHSQEMLEKLNNLRNQGHLCDVTIRVQDKHFLAHKVVLACCSEFFRSKLVGRPEEEDKFVLDLHHVTVSGFAPLLEYAYTSTLSISTENIIDVLAAASYMQMFTVASTCSEFMKSSILWSPNNNGNNTLAASKPHDSAPESASSNCALTPLDDSVSPVSSDCSVMERNVPVCRESRRKRKSFVAMASPESPLKCTTQMPNTSPQVSNPSPSFTDSTAQPVESSLAFPWTFPFGIDRRFHSDKSKLPQSSRCQEQAATVTSEVVVGRRLSDFLTCESSKAVSPPGPAEEEDVRVKVERLSDEEVQESSTHAVSASQSSLNDQQTVPGSEQVQEDLLISPQSSSIGSMDEGVSEGLPSMQSTSNAERHAEDDERLEGIQYPYHLYIGPSARPGTNAPDRPFQCPTCGVRFTRIQNLKQHMLIHSGIKPFQCDRCGKKFTRAYSLKMHRLKHEGKRCFRCQICSATFTSFGEYKHHMRVSRHIIRKPRIYECKTCGAMFTNSGNLIVHLRSLNHEASELANYFQSSDFLVPDYLSQVQEEEEEVLGVQYELEESQHHPVYAGSTSTSTAITASSSSSIQMPVISQVSSSTQNCESSPGFLSPDSMDPLEASASFKIHPGGAAALAEETKMDNRDGGSSPEVFDQEHHQMQNIQARELASMTIE